The following DNA comes from Pseudomonadota bacterium.
TTCAACATTAGCGGTAATACTATGTTTGGCGAGATACCTTTCCGTATAATTGACTAATTCGGTTGCTACAGTTTTTCCTTGTAAGTCCTCTATTTTTCTAATGGGGCTATCATTTTCAACAACCAACACCCAACGACAGGGAGCATCGGACGCTTTAGAATAGACGAGGTTACAAATGACTTCGACATCGGCTTTCGTTTCTTCGATCCAATCAGTACCGCAAAGTCCCACATCCATTGTTCCGCCCGCAACGTAGCGCCCCATTTCCTGTGACCGCACAAGAGTGCAAGATATTTCCGGGTCATTTATTGTGGGGAAGTAATTGCGCGAACGTGTCTCTATATTCCAGCCCGCTTGATTGAACAATTCGATGGTAGCTTTTTCCAAGCTTCCTTTAGGGATGCCTAATTTAAGTTGACCCATGGGTATAATCTTTCACTCCCTTTTTGATTTTGGCGATGGATATAGAATAATGTTGCTGATCGCAAGCAAGTCGCAAATATAATTTTGGATTTACGAGTGAAGAAGCTTATTCATTAAAGAGCCATTTGGTTTCGAAGTTTAAAGGATAATCTATAGGTTCTGACCATATCTGCGATTGATACGGATTATTGCTATTAAGACGCATGTGACTTGTGAAATTTCCTTTTCCTAATTCTCCAATTTGAGATTTTGTTGATAATCACGCCATCGCTTTGCGTAATTTGAAGATGTGCGCGCAATCATCGCGCGGTGTTCTTCTCCCGCCTCTTTCACAATTTTACCTGGCGAACCAAAGACAACTGAATTATCCGGAATTTCTTTTCCAGGAGGAATAAAAGAATTAGCGCCAATGACGCAGTTGGATCCAATCTTAGCATTATTTAGAACGATTGCACCAATACCGATGAGCGTATTGTCAGCTATGGTGCAACCGTGCAGCATGACCATATGACCGATGCTAACATTATTTCCCAGGGTGCACGGAATGCCGGGGTCCGCGTGTATAACGGACCCGTCCTGAACTTGACTATTCTCGCCAATAGTTATCGGATCATTATCTCCACGGATAACACAATTATACCAAATGCTGGAGTTTTTTTTCATTACCACATCGCCAATTACGATTGCATTTTCTGCTATCCAGAAGTCATCACCATCAGTAGTTAGGCGCTTTTCTCCAAGCGAATATATCATATCGGTGCCCTCCAATTTATTTAGGTACTGAGTAGTTATTTTTTAAGCATTGTTGAGTTAGGACGTAAACGTTCATGTCTTTGTTTGGTTGCTTTAAAGAATAGTTGGGCTTTAAAACCACAACTAAAGATACACCATCCAAAATTATAGACTCTCAAAAAAAAATTAAAAAACTATGTAAATCACCAATTACCCTAATTCATTTTTTATTGTGTTAGGCAATTCCTAATGCGGTCTATGGCTTCGATTATATTCTCCTTAGAATTAGCGTATGAAAACCTCAAAAAACCTTCTCCATTGTCACCAAAAGCTGTCCCCGCGACGGTGGCCACGTGAGCCTTTTCTAGAAGCAAATCTTGGAGAGTTTTCGCGTCCATGCCTGTGCCGGAAATATTGGGAAACGCATAAAATGCGCCACCAGGCTCTATACAATGAAATCCGTCAATTGAGTTCAAGGATTCAACAATTATTCTGCGTCTTGCATCAAAGGCAGCCACCATATTGCGAACAGCGTTTTGCGGTCCCTCCAGAGCTGCTATGCCAGCGTGTTGGGCCACCGCATTGACGCAAGAATGACAATTGATGGCTAGCCTTGTTGCTATCGGGGCCAACTCACGCGGCCAGACTGCGCAACCTAATCGCCAACCCGTCATCGCATAAGTTTTAGACCAGCCATCGAGTACAATTAAGCGATCGCGAATTTCGGGATAATTAAGCAGTGTCACGTGTTCGCGTTCGCCATAAAGCATCTGACTATAGATTTCATCAGAGAATATTGCGACCTCTGGCCACTTCTGCAGTCCACCTATTAGCTTGTCAAATTGAGACTTGGGCACTGCACCACCACAAGGATTTGCGGGGCTGTTGAGAATTATTAATCGGGTTTTAGAAGTTATTTGATCAAGTACTTCGTCGGCAGAAAAGGAAAACTCATTTTCTTCCTTTAGCAAAATGGGAATTGCGCTTGCACCCGAATATTCTATCATTGATTTGTAGATTGGAAATCCCGGATCCGGATAAAGAATTTCTACTCCC
Coding sequences within:
- a CDS encoding gamma carbonic anhydrase family protein — its product is MIYSLGEKRLTTDGDDFWIAENAIVIGDVVMKKNSSIWYNCVIRGDNDPITIGENSQVQDGSVIHADPGIPCTLGNNVSIGHMVMLHGCTIADNTLIGIGAIVLNNAKIGSNCVIGANSFIPPGKEIPDNSVVFGSPGKIVKEAGEEHRAMIARTSSNYAKRWRDYQQNLKLEN
- a CDS encoding pyridoxal phosphate-dependent aminotransferase; the protein is MQIAKNLNQLGTESAFEVLARAAELDTAGHDVINLGIGQPDFKTPNHIVEAGIKALRDGHHGYTPANGILPLREAVAADFQRRHGADVHPDCVVVQPGGKPTMFFCILMFGEPGVEILYPDPGFPIYKSMIEYSGASAIPILLKEENEFSFSADEVLDQITSKTRLIILNSPANPCGGAVPKSQFDKLIGGLQKWPEVAIFSDEIYSQMLYGEREHVTLLNYPEIRDRLIVLDGWSKTYAMTGWRLGCAVWPRELAPIATRLAINCHSCVNAVAQHAGIAALEGPQNAVRNMVAAFDARRRIIVESLNSIDGFHCIEPGGAFYAFPNISGTGMDAKTLQDLLLEKAHVATVAGTAFGDNGEGFLRFSYANSKENIIEAIDRIRNCLTQ